The following is a genomic window from Niveispirillum cyanobacteriorum.
CAAGGCCGCCGGCCCGCGCGGTATGGTGGGTGGGCAGATGCTCGACCTGATTGCGGAGACGACGCCGCTGGATATCGGTGCCATCACCCGGCTTCAGCGTCTGAAGACTGGTGAGATGATCGCCTTTTCCGCAGTTGCCGGCGCCATCCTGGGCCGCGCGGGCGCGCCGCAGCATCACGCGCTGCAGGCCTATGCCCATGATCTGGGTCTGGCCTTCCAGATTGCCGATGATCTTCTGGATGTGGAGGGCAGCCAGGACGAGGTGGGCAAGCCTGTGGGCCGTGACGACGTCGCAGGAAAAGCCACATTCGTGTCCATCCTGGGCACCGAGCGGGCGCGCGATCAGGCACGCCGGCTCGCCGGTCAGGCGGCCCAGCACCTTGAGATTTTCGGGGACCGGGCTGATATGCTGCGTCAGGTGGCGCATTATGTCGTTGAGCGGCGCACATAAAAACAAAGTAAGAGGTGGGGACGATGTCCCAGTCGAAGACGCCGTTGCTTGACCAGGTGAAGGTTCCCGCCGATCTGCGGCGGCTCCAGCCCGCGCAGCTCCGCCAGTTGGCCGATGAGCTGCGCAGCGAGACCATTGATGCTGTCTCGGTCACGGGTGGGCATCTGGGGGCTGGTCTGGGCGTGGTCGAGCTGACCGTGGCCCTGCATTACTGCTTCGACACGCCCGCCGACCGCCTGATCTGGGACGTGGGGCATCAGGCCTATCCGCACAAGATCCTGACCGGTCGGCGCGACCGTATCCGCACCCTGCGCATGGGCGGCGGCCTGTCGGGCTTCACCAAACGGTCAGAGAGCGAGTACGATCCGTTTGGTACGGCCCACAGCTCCACCTCCATCTCCGCCGGTCTGGGCATGGCGGCGGCGCGCGATCTGGCGGGGCGGACCAACAATGTTGTGGCCATCATTGGCGATGGTGCCCTGTCGGCCGGCATGGCCTATGAGGCGATGAACAATGCCGGCGCGTTGCAGTCGCGTCTTGTCGTCATCCTGAACGACAATGACATGTCCATCGCCCCGCCGGTGGGGGCGCTGTCAGCCTATCTGTCGCGGCTGATCTCGTCCAAATCCTATCGCGGTTTCCGCGATTTCTCCAAACAGGTGGCCGAACATCTGCCGCGCCCGCTGCTGAACGCCGCACGCCGGGCAGAGGAATATGCAAGAGGCATGGTCACAGGCGGCACCCTGTTTGAGGAACTGGGCTTTTACTATGTCGGCCCCATCGACGGCCACAACCTGGACCATCTGCTGCCCATTCTGGAGAATGTGCGCGATGATCCGCGCGGCGGTCCCGTGCTGGTCCATGTCGTCACGCAGAAGGGCAAGGGCTATGCCCCGGCAGAGGCATCGGCGGACAAGCTGCATGCGGTCGGCAAGTTCGACGTCATCACCGGCACCCAGGCCAAGCCCAAGGCCAATGCCCCCAGCTATACCCGCGTCTTCGCCGACAGCCTGATCAAGGAAGCCGAGAAGGACGAGAAAATCGTCGCCATCACGGCGGCCATGCCGTCGGGCACGGGCCTCGACCTGTTCCAGCAGAAATTCCCCAAGCGCAGCTTTGACGTGGCCATCGCCGAACAGCATGCCGTGACCTTCGCCGCCGGCATGGCGACCGAAGGGTACAAGCCGTTCTGCGCCATCTATTCCACCTTCCTGCAGCGCGGTTATGACCAGCTGGTCCATGACGTGGCCTTGCAGAACCTGCCCGTGCGTTTCGCCATCGACCGCGCCGGGCTGGTTGGGGCCGACGGGGCGACCCACGCCGGCGCCTT
Proteins encoded in this region:
- a CDS encoding polyprenyl synthetase family protein, which encodes MPSLPKTLTAAMADTVEQVEAAIEVLLPRSNLMEARLFDAMRYGCLGGGKRLRPFLVMESARMFGVNPACALRTAAAVEFIHCYSLVHDDLPAMDDSELRRGRKTVHLEFDEATAILAGDGLLTQAFEILADHETHEDPQVRCKLVAALAKAAGPRGMVGGQMLDLIAETTPLDIGAITRLQRLKTGEMIAFSAVAGAILGRAGAPQHHALQAYAHDLGLAFQIADDLLDVEGSQDEVGKPVGRDDVAGKATFVSILGTERARDQARRLAGQAAQHLEIFGDRADMLRQVAHYVVERRT
- the dxs gene encoding 1-deoxy-D-xylulose-5-phosphate synthase encodes the protein MSQSKTPLLDQVKVPADLRRLQPAQLRQLADELRSETIDAVSVTGGHLGAGLGVVELTVALHYCFDTPADRLIWDVGHQAYPHKILTGRRDRIRTLRMGGGLSGFTKRSESEYDPFGTAHSSTSISAGLGMAAARDLAGRTNNVVAIIGDGALSAGMAYEAMNNAGALQSRLVVILNDNDMSIAPPVGALSAYLSRLISSKSYRGFRDFSKQVAEHLPRPLLNAARRAEEYARGMVTGGTLFEELGFYYVGPIDGHNLDHLLPILENVRDDPRGGPVLVHVVTQKGKGYAPAEASADKLHAVGKFDVITGTQAKPKANAPSYTRVFADSLIKEAEKDEKIVAITAAMPSGTGLDLFQQKFPKRSFDVAIAEQHAVTFAAGMATEGYKPFCAIYSTFLQRGYDQLVHDVALQNLPVRFAIDRAGLVGADGATHAGAFDVAYLACLPNMVVMAAADEGELVHMVATCAAYDAGPIAVRYPRGEGVGVDMPEQGVPLPIGKGRIIREGSKVAILSLGTRLAEASKAAEDLAALGLSTTVADARFAKPVDMELVERLVRSHEVLITIEEGSIGGFGSHVLHHLAVEGLLELGCKVRPMVLPDVYQDHDNPVKQYEEAGLQARNIVDTALKALGVEGKAAVGA